From a single Leclercia sp. AS011 genomic region:
- a CDS encoding fimbrial protein has product MKTAGRYFLWLTLLGLTLFSSMAQALTCKASNSVSETVAINSILKASIGDLGSNRKIWVSSPITATFECTDTNGYPQGESAYLWLDPNNMMRNVHNSLEVGITYNNIDYKLVKDAKIEIGPGTIGRPDGKGGYLTPATPQTFTLSYQVYIKTTGLPAAADGKVMGNVKLSLFQVDGVGGLRGITDGDDGNFNLYITGLDNITFLSCTPTIKLMPEEIDFGSINRRRAYPGRIEKIQPFTVQVDLTQESGAGGKNCTNETLLMTLSSSNLVKDNEIIMPAANSGFGFIISEQDNLQSRIPLNTPQTFGVINSEQLTKNYYAGFIWTATTALVGTYSAAATVTITFK; this is encoded by the coding sequence ATGAAAACCGCAGGACGATATTTTTTATGGCTTACCTTGTTGGGTCTCACGCTATTTTCTTCAATGGCGCAGGCACTCACCTGCAAAGCATCAAACTCCGTAAGCGAAACAGTGGCTATTAACAGCATATTAAAGGCATCGATTGGTGACTTAGGCAGTAACAGAAAGATATGGGTGTCATCACCGATTACGGCCACCTTTGAATGCACCGATACTAACGGTTATCCGCAGGGTGAAAGCGCCTATTTATGGCTGGATCCGAATAATATGATGAGAAATGTCCATAATTCACTGGAAGTCGGGATCACTTATAACAATATCGATTACAAACTTGTCAAAGACGCCAAAATTGAAATTGGTCCGGGTACCATCGGTCGTCCAGACGGTAAAGGTGGCTATCTTACCCCGGCCACGCCTCAAACCTTTACGCTATCTTACCAGGTGTATATTAAAACCACAGGATTACCTGCGGCAGCGGATGGCAAAGTGATGGGCAACGTCAAACTCTCCCTTTTCCAGGTCGATGGAGTGGGTGGCCTACGTGGTATCACTGATGGGGATGACGGTAATTTTAATCTGTACATTACAGGGCTGGATAATATTACCTTTCTTTCCTGTACGCCCACCATCAAGCTGATGCCGGAAGAGATTGATTTTGGCTCAATTAATCGCCGTCGGGCTTACCCGGGTCGTATTGAAAAGATCCAACCTTTTACTGTACAGGTGGACCTGACCCAGGAATCCGGTGCGGGGGGAAAAAACTGCACCAATGAGACACTGTTGATGACGTTAAGCTCCAGCAATTTGGTCAAAGATAACGAAATAATCATGCCTGCAGCTAACAGCGGATTTGGCTTTATTATTTCTGAGCAAGACAATCTACAGTCCCGTATTCCACTTAACACGCCGCAGACATTTGGCGTGATTAACAGTGAGCAACTGACAAAGAACTACTATGCCGGGTTTATCTGGACGGCAACGACTGCTCTGGTGGGTACTTACAGCGCGGCGGCAACGGTGACGATCACGTTTAAATAG
- a CDS encoding diguanylate cyclase gives MRIATITNWAYGATVCLTIASGVAMLMASSAENVERQAVEQRYVFDQLTEEVETDAWALSDLARLYVVKQDPAVADKYRQKAESMVRIEHRLQKLKDAGAGDEELALLHEGLQVADALMDEQQSAIASVERGEQSQAIALMYNERYENELEQVQNQLDHFRQMLDRRTDAAIDDATVKSRGLRTLSEVMVGLTALMFLFVLGFILKRRVLRPVVRLSDVVNRLASQDYAVEAPDYRQIDEIGDMAQAIRIFRENGLVRQRLEKERDADWAIRELLARMTQRLQGCESVEDVLNVARLFAPGIAPGIPGRLYLLERDPWEMHCAAEWLDPQDESDPFHPDQCWAVRRGQSHPPVTGEPDIVCYHLPASCASHALCVPLIAQGETIGLLSFQNVTPAMAPSRAYLELMAEALGLALANQRLRDALLEKALFDPLTNLRNRHHLEDALRTQMSQAQHTGQPVSCLMIDIDHFKAINDKFGHDAGDLVIKSVATVVQRAVGDKGMAFRYGGEEFMVLLPGADEAAAFACASDIHTRVHSLALRYELVEIGTVDVSIGIASYPQHAQSDSLLRAADVALYRAKELGRSRIVSFGGLETG, from the coding sequence GTGCGTATCGCCACTATTACTAACTGGGCATACGGTGCCACGGTCTGTCTGACCATCGCTTCCGGCGTGGCCATGCTGATGGCCTCCAGCGCCGAAAACGTCGAGCGGCAGGCCGTTGAGCAGCGCTACGTCTTCGATCAGCTCACTGAAGAGGTGGAGACCGACGCCTGGGCGCTCTCCGACCTGGCACGGTTGTATGTCGTTAAACAGGACCCGGCGGTGGCGGACAAATATCGCCAGAAAGCGGAAAGCATGGTCAGGATCGAGCATCGCCTGCAAAAGCTGAAAGACGCGGGGGCCGGTGATGAGGAGCTGGCCCTGCTGCACGAAGGTTTACAGGTAGCCGATGCCCTGATGGATGAGCAACAGAGCGCCATCGCCAGCGTGGAGCGCGGGGAGCAGTCCCAGGCCATCGCGCTGATGTATAACGAGCGATATGAGAACGAGCTGGAGCAGGTCCAGAATCAGCTCGACCATTTCCGTCAGATGCTGGACCGGCGTACCGACGCGGCGATTGACGATGCCACGGTAAAATCCCGCGGGCTGCGTACCCTCTCGGAAGTAATGGTCGGCCTGACCGCGCTGATGTTCCTGTTTGTCCTCGGTTTTATCCTCAAACGCCGGGTGCTACGCCCGGTGGTACGCCTGAGCGACGTGGTCAACCGGCTGGCCTCCCAGGATTATGCGGTGGAAGCCCCCGACTACCGCCAGATCGATGAGATTGGCGATATGGCGCAGGCGATCCGCATCTTCCGTGAAAACGGCCTGGTGCGGCAGCGGCTGGAAAAGGAGCGTGATGCCGACTGGGCGATCCGCGAGTTGCTGGCGCGCATGACCCAGCGGCTGCAGGGCTGCGAGTCGGTCGAAGATGTGCTGAACGTGGCGCGGCTGTTCGCGCCAGGCATTGCGCCGGGTATTCCCGGGCGGTTGTATCTTCTTGAACGCGATCCGTGGGAGATGCACTGCGCCGCCGAATGGCTCGACCCACAGGATGAGTCCGATCCCTTCCACCCGGACCAGTGCTGGGCGGTACGCCGCGGGCAGAGCCATCCGCCGGTGACCGGCGAGCCGGATATCGTCTGCTATCACCTGCCTGCGTCCTGCGCCAGCCATGCGCTCTGCGTCCCTCTGATTGCCCAGGGCGAGACCATCGGCCTGCTCTCATTCCAGAACGTCACTCCGGCGATGGCCCCGTCCCGCGCCTATCTGGAGCTGATGGCCGAGGCCCTCGGCCTGGCGCTGGCCAACCAGCGCCTGCGCGATGCCCTGCTGGAGAAAGCGCTGTTCGATCCCCTGACCAATCTGCGCAACCGTCATCATCTGGAGGATGCCCTGCGCACCCAGATGAGCCAGGCGCAGCACACCGGTCAGCCGGTAAGCTGTCTGATGATTGATATCGACCACTTCAAAGCCATTAACGACAAGTTCGGCCATGATGCAGGCGATCTGGTGATCAAAAGCGTGGCAACGGTGGTGCAGCGTGCGGTAGGTGATAAAGGGATGGCGTTCCGCTATGGCGGGGAGGAGTTTATGGTGCTGCTTCCGGGGGCGGACGAGGCGGCGGCCTTTGCCTGCGCCTCCGATATCCATACCCGCGTCCACAGCCTGGCGCTGCGTTATGAGTTGGTGGAGATTGGCACGGTGGATGTATCGATCGGCATTGCCAGCTATCCACAGCACGCCCAGAGCGACAGCCTGCTGCGCGCTGCCGACGTGGCGCTGTACCGGGCCAAGGAGCTGGGGCGCTCAAGGATTGTCAGTTTTGGGGGGCTGGAGACGGGGTGA
- a CDS encoding ABC transporter permease, with protein MSQTLALHPVKKRDAVFLWVFVGWLAFALLPSWSLDYGLLESTGDEILAAYSWSHFNISWLWYLLPTLLLVRPFSEAKREQRSRHYLDAGWALLCMAFIVISATIEGRGLGYATIVLFVALGAIMTLALTRLEWLGGDRFVIGSLIAIVALIGIFIVWPSIAIFIPMFTNDAGEFAPLAFMNVLSQSHIIQVIINSILLSIAVGIGCTFFGLVLAIYTTRIAKRSAIIGRIFSILPIVTPPFVVGLGVTLMMGRSGYVTELMVDWFGLTNTNWLYGFTGIWLAQVLAFTPMAFMILDGAIKTIHPSLEEASYTLRASRWQTFNGVFVPLLKPALANAFLIVIVQSLADFSNPLVLGGNFDVLATQIYFYITGSQLDYQAASTLGAFLLLFSLLVFCIQYMWIGKRSYVTVSGKSYRGDVQPLPVTLVWSVIALLTLWIAFNALLYGSIFYGSFTVNWGVDYTLTLDNFIKLFGQGMSDGAWPSLLDTLLYAGIAAPITAAFGLLIAWVVVRQQFRGKKTIEFTTMLCFAVPGTVAGVSYILAFNSAPVYLTGTAAIVIISMVMRNVPVGIRAGIAGLGQIDKSLDEASLSLRAGSLRTITHILLPLLRPAILSALIYSFVRAITTVSAIVFLVTPDTRVATAYILNRVEDGEYGVAIAYGSILIVVMLAIIFLFDWLIGEARISRSKAKNQA; from the coding sequence ATGTCACAGACACTCGCTCTTCATCCCGTGAAAAAACGGGATGCGGTCTTCCTTTGGGTTTTCGTTGGCTGGCTGGCCTTTGCCCTGCTGCCGAGCTGGAGCCTGGATTATGGCCTGCTGGAATCCACCGGCGACGAGATCCTCGCGGCCTACAGCTGGTCGCACTTCAACATCAGCTGGCTGTGGTACCTGCTCCCCACCCTGCTGCTGGTACGCCCGTTCAGCGAGGCGAAGCGTGAACAGCGCAGCCGCCACTACCTCGACGCGGGCTGGGCGCTGCTGTGTATGGCGTTTATCGTCATCAGCGCCACGATTGAAGGCCGCGGTTTAGGCTACGCCACCATCGTGTTGTTTGTCGCCCTGGGGGCGATCATGACCCTGGCCCTGACCCGCCTCGAGTGGCTGGGCGGCGACCGCTTTGTGATTGGCTCGCTGATCGCCATCGTGGCGCTGATTGGCATCTTTATCGTCTGGCCGAGCATCGCCATCTTTATTCCGATGTTCACCAACGACGCGGGCGAGTTCGCCCCGCTGGCGTTTATGAATGTGCTGTCCCAGTCGCACATCATTCAGGTGATCATCAACTCGATCCTGCTGTCGATTGCGGTGGGGATCGGCTGCACCTTCTTCGGCCTGGTGCTGGCGATCTACACCACCCGCATCGCTAAACGCAGCGCCATCATTGGGCGCATCTTCTCGATCCTGCCTATCGTGACCCCGCCGTTCGTGGTGGGCCTGGGCGTGACGCTGATGATGGGCCGCTCCGGGTACGTCACCGAACTGATGGTGGACTGGTTTGGGCTGACCAACACTAACTGGCTGTACGGCTTCACCGGCATCTGGCTGGCGCAGGTGCTGGCCTTCACCCCGATGGCCTTTATGATCCTCGACGGGGCGATCAAGACCATTCACCCGTCGCTGGAGGAGGCCTCGTACACCCTGCGCGCCAGCCGCTGGCAGACCTTTAACGGCGTCTTCGTGCCGCTGCTGAAACCGGCGCTGGCGAACGCCTTTTTGATTGTCATCGTCCAGTCATTGGCCGACTTCAGTAACCCGCTGGTGCTGGGCGGGAACTTCGACGTGCTGGCCACGCAGATCTACTTCTACATTACCGGCTCGCAGCTCGATTATCAGGCGGCGAGTACCCTCGGGGCCTTCCTGCTGCTGTTCTCGCTGCTGGTGTTCTGCATCCAGTACATGTGGATCGGCAAGCGCTCCTACGTCACCGTGTCCGGCAAGTCCTATCGCGGCGACGTGCAGCCCCTGCCGGTGACCCTGGTGTGGAGCGTGATCGCCCTGCTTACCCTGTGGATCGCCTTTAACGCCCTGCTCTACGGCAGCATTTTCTACGGCAGCTTTACCGTCAACTGGGGCGTGGATTACACCCTGACGCTGGATAACTTTATCAAGCTGTTCGGCCAGGGGATGAGCGACGGCGCGTGGCCTTCGCTGCTCGATACCCTGCTCTACGCCGGGATTGCCGCACCGATCACCGCTGCCTTCGGTCTGCTGATTGCCTGGGTGGTGGTGCGCCAGCAGTTCCGGGGCAAAAAGACCATCGAGTTCACCACCATGCTGTGCTTCGCCGTACCGGGCACCGTGGCAGGGGTCTCCTACATTCTGGCCTTTAACAGCGCCCCGGTGTACCTCACGGGCACTGCCGCCATCGTCATTATCTCGATGGTGATGCGTAACGTGCCGGTGGGCATTCGCGCCGGGATCGCAGGTTTAGGCCAGATCGACAAGTCGCTGGATGAGGCCTCGCTGAGCCTGCGCGCCGGGTCGCTGCGGACGATCACCCATATCCTGCTGCCGCTGCTGCGCCCGGCCATTCTGTCGGCGCTGATCTACAGCTTTGTGCGCGCCATTACCACCGTCAGCGCCATTGTGTTCCTCGTCACGCCGGACACCCGCGTGGCAACGGCCTACATTCTGAACCGCGTGGAAGACGGCGAATACGGCGTGGCGATTGCCTACGGCTCGATCCTGATTGTGGTCATGCTGGCGATCATTTTCCTCTTTGACTGGCTGATCGGCGAGGCGCGTATCTCCCGTTCAAAAGCCAAAAACCAGGCGTAA
- the mmuM gene encoding homocysteine S-methyltransferase, translating to MSQNNPLTALLETRPFVVLDGAMATELEARGCNLADSLWSAKVLVENPALIRDVHLDYFRAGAQVAITASYQATPDGFAARGLDEAQSRALIGKSVELARKAREAYLAENPQAGTLLVAGSVGPYGAYLADGSEYRGDYVRSTEVFQGFHRPRVEALLDAGADLLACETLPSFAEIKALAELLTAWPRARAWFSFTLRDSEHLSDGTPLREVVSVLANYPQIVALGINCIALENTTAALQHLQSLTALPLVVYPNSGEHYDAVSKTWHHHGEACATLAGYLPQWLAAGAKLIGGCCRTTPKDIAELTAQR from the coding sequence ATGTCGCAGAATAATCCGCTTACCGCCCTCCTTGAAACCCGGCCTTTTGTGGTGCTGGACGGGGCGATGGCAACGGAACTGGAAGCGCGCGGCTGTAACCTGGCCGACAGCCTGTGGTCGGCCAAAGTGTTAGTGGAAAACCCGGCGCTGATCCGCGACGTGCACCTCGACTACTTCCGCGCCGGGGCGCAGGTGGCGATTACCGCCAGCTATCAGGCCACGCCGGACGGGTTTGCCGCCCGCGGGCTGGACGAGGCGCAATCCCGGGCGCTGATCGGTAAAAGCGTGGAGCTGGCGCGCAAGGCGCGGGAGGCGTATCTGGCGGAAAATCCGCAGGCCGGTACGCTGCTGGTCGCCGGTTCGGTCGGGCCCTATGGCGCCTATCTGGCCGACGGGTCGGAATACCGCGGCGACTACGTGCGCAGTACGGAGGTGTTTCAGGGGTTTCACCGCCCGCGGGTAGAAGCGCTGCTGGACGCTGGCGCCGACCTGCTGGCCTGCGAAACCCTGCCGTCCTTTGCTGAAATAAAAGCTCTGGCGGAGCTGCTAACGGCCTGGCCGCGCGCCCGCGCGTGGTTCTCTTTCACCCTGCGCGACAGCGAGCACCTGAGCGACGGCACCCCGCTGCGCGAGGTGGTTTCCGTGCTGGCGAATTACCCGCAAATTGTCGCTCTGGGCATTAACTGTATTGCGCTGGAGAACACTACCGCCGCGCTACAGCATCTGCAAAGCCTGACCGCGCTGCCGCTGGTGGTCTACCCGAACTCGGGCGAGCATTACGACGCGGTGAGCAAAACCTGGCATCACCACGGCGAGGCCTGCGCGACGCTGGCGGGCTATCTTCCGCAGTGGTTAGCGGCAGGTGCGAAGCTGATCGGCGGGTGCTGCCGGACAACGCCGAAGGATATAGCGGAATTGACCGCACAGCGCTGA
- the fbpC gene encoding ferric ABC transporter ATP-binding protein — translation MTQKHFVELRNVTKRFGANTVIENINLAIPQGQMVTLLGPSGCGKTTVLRLVAGLEKPTSGQIFIDGEDVTHSSIQQRDICMVFQSYALFPHMSLGENVGYGLKMLGVPRAEIKTRVKEALAMVDLEGFDDRYVDQISGGQQQRVALARALILKPKVLLFDEPLSNLDANLRRSMRDKIRELQKQFNITSLYVTHDQSEAFAVSDTVLVMNKGNIMQIGSPQDLYRQPASRFMASFMGDANLFPARFSQDFVEIHGYRLPRPLHFAAQGDGTVGVRPEAITLSQHGEESQRCVICHVAYMGPQYEVIVEWHGQEILLQVNATRLQPDVGETYYLEIHPYGMFVLAEVA, via the coding sequence ATGACTCAGAAACATTTCGTTGAACTGCGTAACGTGACCAAGCGCTTTGGCGCGAACACGGTGATTGAAAACATCAACCTCGCGATCCCGCAGGGGCAGATGGTAACGCTGCTCGGCCCGTCCGGCTGCGGTAAAACTACGGTGCTGCGTCTGGTGGCCGGGCTGGAAAAGCCCACCAGCGGGCAGATCTTTATCGACGGTGAGGACGTGACCCACAGCTCCATTCAGCAGCGTGATATCTGCATGGTGTTCCAGTCCTACGCCCTGTTCCCGCACATGTCGCTGGGGGAGAACGTCGGCTACGGCCTGAAGATGCTCGGGGTGCCGCGCGCCGAGATCAAAACCCGCGTCAAAGAGGCGCTGGCGATGGTGGATCTGGAGGGCTTCGACGATCGCTATGTGGATCAGATCTCCGGCGGTCAGCAGCAGCGCGTAGCCCTGGCCCGCGCCCTGATCCTCAAACCCAAAGTGCTGCTGTTCGATGAGCCGCTAAGTAACCTCGACGCCAACCTGCGCCGCAGCATGCGCGACAAGATCCGCGAGCTGCAAAAGCAGTTCAACATTACGTCGCTGTACGTGACCCACGATCAGAGCGAGGCCTTTGCCGTCTCCGATACCGTGCTGGTGATGAACAAGGGCAACATTATGCAGATTGGCTCGCCGCAGGATCTCTACCGCCAGCCGGCCTCACGCTTTATGGCGAGCTTTATGGGGGATGCCAACCTGTTCCCGGCGCGCTTCAGCCAGGATTTTGTCGAGATCCACGGCTACCGTCTGCCGCGCCCGCTGCACTTTGCCGCCCAGGGCGATGGCACGGTCGGCGTGCGCCCGGAGGCGATCACCCTGAGCCAGCACGGTGAGGAGAGCCAGCGCTGCGTGATCTGCCATGTCGCTTATATGGGGCCGCAGTACGAGGTGATCGTGGAGTGGCACGGGCAGGAGATTTTGTTGCAGGTGAATGCGACAAGACTTCAGCCGGACGTCGGGGAGACGTATTACCTGGAGATCCACCCGTACGGGATGTTTGTGTTGGCTGAGGTGGCCTAG
- a CDS encoding toxin, which produces MTQWKRFLLNYPRLNDTAPSTFPMTVDERRGKGKRGGIRIIYYWWKTESEFYLFTLYDKDQASDLTKEQRQTLRHALERIKGE; this is translated from the coding sequence GTGACGCAATGGAAGCGATTTTTATTGAATTACCCGCGTTTGAACGATACCGCGCCGAGTACCTTTCCGATGACGGTCGACGAGCGCAGAGGGAAGGGTAAGCGCGGGGGAATTCGCATTATTTATTACTGGTGGAAAACAGAGTCAGAATTTTATTTATTCACTTTGTATGACAAAGACCAGGCAAGCGATTTGACGAAAGAGCAGCGCCAGACTTTGAGGCACGCTTTAGAGCGTATCAAGGGGGAATGA
- a CDS encoding DUF1294 domain-containing protein codes for MNLNYLCYFLLALAAAGSALLPHPLAMWFVLASVLTFVIYGADKMAARKAWRRVPEATLLICGFVGGWPGAIIGQQLFRHKTQKQPFKTYFMISVILNVAVLLAVWHFWP; via the coding sequence ATGAACCTTAATTACCTCTGTTATTTTCTTCTGGCTCTCGCCGCTGCGGGCAGCGCCCTGCTGCCACACCCGTTAGCGATGTGGTTTGTGCTCGCCAGCGTGCTGACGTTCGTTATTTATGGCGCGGATAAAATGGCGGCCCGTAAAGCCTGGCGCCGGGTGCCTGAAGCCACGTTGCTGATCTGTGGATTTGTGGGTGGCTGGCCGGGGGCGATTATTGGCCAGCAGCTGTTTCGTCATAAAACCCAGAAACAGCCGTTTAAAACGTACTTTATGATCAGCGTGATTCTGAACGTCGCGGTGTTACTGGCGGTATGGCACTTTTGGCCTTAA
- a CDS encoding AI-2E family transporter yields the protein MRFNGLTKGFFILILLLVTWAFFDVLSPYFSAILWAAILAVIFYPVKNTLRIKMGDRNGLASLLSVLLICLIVFIPLMVIFSSLAFELNIVYTRLQQNDTQFSTVVASLFAHLPGWLRALLIEHDLDTAAEIQKKLSDAALRGGQYLAGSAFLIGKGTFGFAISFGVMVYLLFFLLKDGPWLVRQILDSMPLSDFAKQHLFAKFAGVARATVKGTAVVALVQGFLGGLAFWFVGINGSILWGALMAFLSLIPAVGSAIIWVPAAIFLFATHQLWQGLFIVGFFVLVVGLVDNLLRPLLVGKDTKMPDYLILITTLGGMEIYGINGFVIGPLIAALFIACWNLLSGRDHAGNAEEIDDAIIEEGKNSPDL from the coding sequence ATGCGATTTAACGGACTGACCAAAGGGTTTTTCATTCTCATACTCCTGCTTGTCACCTGGGCGTTTTTTGATGTCTTGTCGCCCTACTTCTCGGCGATCCTGTGGGCCGCGATCCTGGCGGTGATTTTCTACCCGGTCAAAAACACGCTGCGAATTAAAATGGGAGATCGCAACGGGCTGGCGTCGCTGCTGAGCGTGCTGCTGATCTGCCTGATCGTCTTCATTCCGTTGATGGTGATCTTCTCCTCGTTAGCCTTTGAACTGAATATCGTTTACACGCGCCTGCAGCAGAACGACACCCAGTTTTCCACCGTGGTGGCGAGCCTGTTTGCCCATCTGCCCGGCTGGCTGCGTGCGCTGTTGATCGAGCACGATCTGGATACCGCTGCAGAGATCCAGAAAAAGCTCTCTGACGCCGCGTTAAGAGGCGGGCAATACCTTGCCGGCAGTGCCTTCCTGATCGGTAAAGGCACCTTTGGCTTCGCCATCAGCTTTGGCGTGATGGTCTATCTGCTGTTCTTCCTGCTGAAAGATGGCCCCTGGCTGGTGCGCCAGATCCTCGACAGCATGCCGCTGTCGGATTTCGCCAAACAGCACCTGTTTGCCAAGTTCGCCGGGGTCGCCAGAGCGACGGTGAAGGGCACGGCCGTGGTCGCGCTGGTGCAGGGTTTTCTGGGTGGACTTGCCTTCTGGTTTGTCGGTATCAACGGCAGCATCTTGTGGGGCGCGCTGATGGCGTTCCTGTCGCTGATCCCGGCGGTTGGCTCGGCAATCATCTGGGTACCGGCGGCTATTTTCCTCTTCGCCACCCATCAACTGTGGCAGGGCCTGTTTATCGTTGGGTTCTTTGTGCTGGTGGTCGGGCTGGTGGATAACCTCCTGCGTCCGCTGCTGGTGGGTAAAGACACCAAAATGCCTGACTACCTCATCCTTATCACCACCCTCGGCGGGATGGAGATCTACGGCATCAATGGCTTCGTGATTGGTCCGCTAATCGCCGCCCTGTTTATCGCCTGCTGGAACCTGCTCTCGGGTCGCGATCATGCCGGTAATGCTGAAGAGATTGATGACGCGATCATCGAAGAAGGGAAGAATTCACCTGATTTATGA
- a CDS encoding helix-turn-helix domain-containing protein gives MMSRDIFSELMEGMDALQEHKEGKRTLRTHHVAIRKETTLTPEEIKEIRRDLNLSQALFARYLHTATRTYQNWEQGLAKPNRQAALLIRIVQKSPQALSLLAAMN, from the coding sequence ATGATGAGCAGAGATATTTTTTCAGAACTGATGGAAGGTATGGATGCCTTACAGGAGCATAAGGAAGGCAAACGGACGCTTCGTACGCACCACGTTGCCATTCGTAAGGAAACGACTTTAACCCCTGAGGAAATCAAAGAGATCCGTCGTGATTTGAATTTATCCCAGGCGCTGTTTGCGAGATATCTGCATACCGCAACCAGGACCTATCAGAACTGGGAACAAGGCCTGGCAAAACCTAATCGACAGGCGGCGTTACTGATTCGTATTGTACAAAAAAGCCCTCAGGCATTGTCACTTCTGGCAGCAATGAACTGA
- the mmuP gene encoding S-methylmethionine permease — translation MQTQQNGQLQRTMKTRHLIMLSLGGVIGTGLFFNTGYIISTTGAAGTLLAYLIGALVVWLVMQCLGELSVAMPETGAFHVYAARYLGPATGYTVAWLYWLTWTVALGSSFTAAGFCMQYWFPQVPVWVWCVVFCAVIFALNVISTRFFAEGEFWFSLVKVITIIAFIILGGAAIFGFIPMQDGSPAPGLSNITAEGWFPHGGLPILMTMVAVNFAFSGTELIGIAAGETENPHKVIPVAIRTTIARLIIFFIGTVFVLAALIPMQQAGVEKSPFVLVFEKVGIPYAADIVNFVILTAILSAANSGLYASGRMLWSLSNEKTLPRCFARVNKNGVPLTALSVSMLGGVLALFSSVIAPDTVFVALSAISGFAVVAVWISICASHFVFRRRHLQAGKPLGDLHYRAPWYPLVPVLGFVLCLVACVGLAFDPSQRIALYCGLPFVALCYGAHYLTQHLKTQEPEHVAE, via the coding sequence ATGCAAACACAACAAAACGGGCAGCTACAGCGCACCATGAAGACCCGCCACCTGATCATGCTCTCCCTCGGCGGCGTGATCGGCACCGGGCTGTTTTTTAATACGGGATACATAATTTCAACCACCGGGGCGGCGGGGACGCTGCTGGCCTATCTGATTGGCGCGCTGGTGGTCTGGCTGGTGATGCAGTGCCTCGGCGAACTCTCCGTGGCGATGCCGGAGACCGGTGCCTTTCACGTTTACGCCGCGCGCTATCTCGGCCCGGCGACCGGCTACACCGTGGCGTGGCTCTACTGGCTCACCTGGACGGTGGCGCTGGGATCGAGCTTTACCGCCGCCGGATTCTGCATGCAGTACTGGTTCCCGCAGGTGCCGGTCTGGGTCTGGTGCGTGGTCTTCTGCGCGGTCATTTTTGCTCTCAACGTTATCTCAACCCGCTTCTTTGCCGAAGGGGAGTTCTGGTTCTCGCTGGTGAAGGTCATCACCATTATTGCCTTTATTATTCTCGGCGGGGCGGCGATCTTCGGCTTTATCCCGATGCAGGACGGATCGCCCGCGCCGGGGCTGAGCAACATCACCGCTGAAGGCTGGTTCCCGCACGGCGGTCTGCCGATCCTGATGACCATGGTGGCGGTTAACTTTGCCTTCTCCGGCACCGAGCTGATCGGCATTGCGGCGGGGGAAACCGAAAATCCGCACAAGGTCATCCCTGTCGCCATTCGCACTACTATTGCCCGGCTGATTATCTTCTTTATCGGCACCGTCTTCGTGCTGGCAGCGCTGATCCCGATGCAGCAGGCCGGGGTGGAAAAAAGCCCGTTCGTGCTGGTGTTTGAGAAGGTCGGCATTCCCTATGCGGCGGATATCGTTAACTTTGTCATCCTGACAGCGATCCTCTCGGCGGCCAACTCCGGGCTGTACGCCTCCGGGCGCATGTTGTGGTCGCTGTCGAACGAGAAAACCCTGCCGCGCTGCTTTGCCCGGGTGAACAAAAACGGCGTGCCGCTCACCGCTCTGTCAGTGTCGATGCTCGGCGGCGTGCTGGCGCTCTTCTCCAGCGTGATTGCCCCGGATACGGTGTTTGTGGCGCTGTCGGCCATCTCCGGTTTTGCGGTAGTGGCGGTGTGGATCAGCATCTGCGCCTCGCACTTTGTCTTCCGCCGCCGCCATCTGCAGGCCGGTAAACCGCTCGGGGATCTGCACTACCGCGCCCCCTGGTATCCGCTGGTGCCGGTGCTGGGCTTTGTCCTGTGCCTGGTGGCCTGCGTCGGCCTGGCCTTTGACCCGAGCCAGCGCATTGCCCTTTACTGTGGGCTGCCGTTTGTGGCGCTGTGCTATGGCGCGCACTACCTTACTCAACATCTGAAAACGCAGGAGCCTGAACATGTCGCAGAATAA
- a CDS encoding GNAT family N-acetyltransferase, with amino-acid sequence MITIEKSSPASVDSQALIEQLSAELAAITGDSGKSHFNPQDVSGARAVWAVAKDENRQPVGCGALRPLSDTTAELKRMFSTRTYPGTGAALLAWLEKAALGLGYRELWLATRKVNTRAVQFYLKHGYTPIANYGPYIGREEAMCLAKRLTD; translated from the coding sequence ATGATAACCATCGAAAAATCCAGCCCGGCCTCCGTCGACTCGCAGGCTCTAATAGAGCAACTCTCCGCCGAGCTGGCCGCGATTACCGGTGACAGCGGCAAAAGTCACTTTAATCCACAGGATGTCTCAGGCGCGCGGGCCGTGTGGGCCGTCGCGAAAGATGAAAACCGCCAGCCCGTGGGCTGTGGCGCGTTACGGCCCCTCTCGGATACCACCGCCGAACTCAAACGGATGTTCTCTACCCGCACCTATCCGGGAACGGGGGCTGCTCTGCTCGCCTGGCTTGAAAAGGCAGCGCTGGGGCTGGGCTATCGCGAGCTGTGGCTGGCGACGCGAAAAGTTAACACCCGCGCCGTACAGTTTTATCTGAAGCATGGCTATACACCGATAGCCAACTATGGCCCCTACATCGGGCGCGAAGAGGCAATGTGCCTGGCAAAACGGTTAACAGATTAG